The Sphingomonas sp. HF-S4 sequence ATTTTCTTCGAACCCGCCGGCATCGCCACCCATTCCCTCTACGCCGGCGACAATCGTATGGTCGATCATAAGGTTGTCCGAGTGAACAAGCTGCTCGGGGTGTCGATGCGTGCGCCGGGGGAGGCGGTTGGGCTGCTCGCCCTCGAATGCGCGATGGATGAGCTCGCCGAGAAGCTGCAGCTCGATCCGGTGGAACTCAGACTACGCAACGATCCGCAAGTGCACCCCGAGAGCGGCCACCCGTTCTCGACCAGGGCGTTGACCGAATGCCTTCGCCTCGGCGCGGAACGCTTCGGCTGGAAGAACCGGACTCTGGTACCGGGCTCCCTTCGCGAGGGCGCGTGGCTAATCGGGTGCGGGATGGCGTCCGCCAGCCGCGGCAATCTGTTCGGACCGAGTGCCGCCAGAGTTCGGATCGGTGCCGACGGTCGCGTCGTCATCGAAACCGAGATGACCGATATCGGAACCGGCACGTACACCGTGCTGGCTCAAATCGCGTCGGACCTGCTCGGCGTGCCGATTGGGAACGTCGATGTGCGGCTCGGAGATACCGACAGCCCCGCCAGCGCGGGCTCCGGTGGCAGCTGGGGCGCAGCGACCAGTGGATCAGCGGTGTACGCAGCATGCCAGAAGCTCCGTACCATGCTCGCCAACGCAGCAGGGATCGCGATCGAAAAAGCGACATTCAGCGATGGCTGCCTTACGGCGGACGGCGTCCAGCGTCAGATCCGCGACCTGGCCGGCGACGGGATGAGCGTCGATGGATCCGCCGCCCCCGGCGAGGGCAACAAGGCCTACGACCAGTGTTCGTATGGTGCGCACTTCTGCGAGGTGCGCGTCAATGCCACGACTGGCGAGATTCGCGTGAGCCGCTGGAACAGCGTGTTCGCGGCCGGTCGCATCTTGAACATGAGGACTGCGACCTCACAGGCTATTGGGGGGATCGTATTCGGCATCGGCGGAGCGATGACGGAGGAAATGGTGCACGATCCGCGCACCGGAAAGGTCGTCAACCGCGATCTGGGAGAATACCATGTCCCCGTTCATGCGGACATCCCCGAGATCGACGTGCTATTTCTCGAAGAACGCGACACCGTCGCGAACCCGCTCAACGTGAAGGGCGTGGGGGAGCTTGGTGTCTGCGGAGCCGGCGCGGCATTCGCCAACGCCATCTATAATGCCACCGGCGTCCGTGTCCGGGAGTTCCCAATCACGCTGGACAAACTCTTGCCGGGCCTGAAGCCGTGAAAGGGATCAGCGTCCCTACCCTTCGCCTCAGGCAAGCAGTAGGGCCATCGCAAACAAGCCTTTTGTCGGTTGCCAGCGCAGGGCTTGATCGCCATGACCGGCGTCGCTGCCGCCATCGTGAATGCTCTGGGCCGGCGGTTCAGAAACCTGCCAGTCCGCCTCGGGGACATGTTCGCCGAAGCACTCGGCACTTTATGAGACGTCCGATCCGCTTGTTTCCCGGCGACGCGGGCCCCCGAGATGGTCCTGCAATCAAGGCAGAGTGGGGGGCAAAGAGGGCGCAGCATTCGCCGGGTCTCGCAGCGCCGTGAAGCAATCTGGGACAGATACAGGCGAACAAGCGGCGCTCCGCCTGCTCCGCGCGGTGCCGGGGGCATTGTGCACGCTGCTGAACGTCGACGGAAGCTTCTCGCGCTCGCCGGGCGCGCAGCTCGCGATCGGCGAGGACGGCCAGCTCGCAGGAAGCCTTAGCGATGGCTGCCTCGAACGGGAGCTTGCCGCCCAGGCCGCACGCGCGCGTTCTTCGAACCGGGCAATAGCGCTACGCTACGGCGCGGGTTCGCCGTTCATCGATTTTCGGCTCCCGTGCGGTGCTGGCGTCGACATGCTCGTCGATCCCTTCCCTAACCGGGCGGAGATAGAGCGGGTTTGTGCCGAGCTCGACGCGCGAAGATCCGCCGCGATGTTGCTCCCCGCCGCCGGCACCTTCGGCGCGACCGCCCGCGCCTTCGATCCGGCGCTCCGATTGCTCGCGTTCGGCAAGGGCCCCGAGCTGTCGGCTCTTGCCCGCGTGGCAGAGGCGGCCGGAATCGAAGTGGAAGCTAGGGTCGCGGGAGCCCCGGGGCTGGCGCTCGGTCGCTCGCCGTCCGGGTGTGTCGCCGACAAGTTCACTGCAGTCGTGCTCCTGTTCCACGATCACGAATGGGAGGAGCAGATCCTTCTATGGGCGCTGACGACGAGCGCATTCTACATCGGCAGTATCGGGGGCAGCCTGGCGCGGCAAATGCGCCGGAAGCGGCTGTCCGACCTCGGCGCGGGCCCTGCCGAAATAGCTCGGATACGCAGCCCCATCGGAACCATTCCTTCCGCCCGCGATCCAATGACACTTGCGGTGTCGATTCTTGCCGAGGTCGTCGATGCGGATCAGGAAAGACGCCGGCAGCGGCCCCTTGTTTATCCGCGATATGGGCTTCGCGCCGGCGCGACGGCCGCATGACTGCCCGGAGTCCGATGATCGATCCCTTCGGCCGCACGATCAGCTACCTGCGCACGTCGCTCGCCGACCGGTGCAATCTCCGCTGCGTGTACTGCCTGCCGGAGCGAGCGGGCTTCGCTCCGCGCAACACCCAGCTCAGCATCGATGAACTGGAACGTTTGGCAAGCGCATTCATCCGGCTGGGAGTGCGCAAAATACGCCTCACCGGCGGCGAGCCGCTCGTACGAAAGGGGGCACTGGACCTTATCGAACGACTTGGCCGTCATGTCTGGCAGGGCGCGCTGGACGAGCTAACGCTCACCACCAATCACTATCCGGTTTTCGGAGCGCGACATTGCAGTCCCGCGCCGGCGCGGGGGTGATCACTTCGACGTTTGTATTCCGCCTTCCAGAGTTCCCTAGCGCGGTGCGAGACGGCTGGACCAAAATCGTCGCGGCTCCGCTGCTTCCGGAAACCAGACCATGCAACTTGCTATAGAGCATGCCCCCCGCTGCGCGAACGATGAATTTTGTCACCAGACTTCATTCTTGATGGTCCATAACTGACTGCCGCGCGCAGTCGCAAACCTGTACAAAGTTCTATTACGTATACGTAACGATCGGAGGTTTCTTGTTATTCGATGGTCGGATCATTTCGGGAATCACCGTTTTCGTGGCGGTGGCGCGCGCAGGAAGCTACCTGCGCGCCGCCGATCAGCTCGGCCTGTCGCGATCGGGGGTGGGCAAGGCCATCAGCCGGCTGGAAGAACGCACCGGGATGCGTCTGTTCGATCGAAATGCTCGCGCGCTCAAGCTGACGGATCAGGGCCGTACCTTTCTTGAGGAGGCAACGCCGCTGCTCGAGTCCCTCGGGCGGATCGCGACGCCTTCGACACCGGCCAGTATCAAGGGCCGGCTGCGCGTTTCAGCCGACGGGGCATTCGGCCCTTACCTAGTAATCCCGATGTTGCCCGAGTTTCTCGAACAGCACCCGCAGGTGAAGGTGGACGTCGTCGTTCGCGATCGCGTCGACAACCTCCTTCTCGAAGGTTTTGACGTCGCGGTACGCTTTGGCGAACCGGACCCTCGTGAGGTATCGAAGCACCTACTCTGCCAGAGTCGCGTAATCACTTGTGCAAGTCAGGCTTATCTGGAACAGATGGGGGCACCGACCAGCCCGGATGATTTCGTGCAGCACCATCGCTGTATACGCATGATCGACGACACGACCGGCAAGCCCCATCCTTGGAATTTCCTCAATGCCGCTGGACAGCATCGGACGATCATCCCTGACTGCGGCCTCACGCTGAACGATGCCCCGTCGCTCGTTGCGGCCGCTCTGAGCGACTACGGAATCGTTCGTCTGCTCGACGTGGTTGCCGCCGACTTGCTGCGATCGGGGCGGCTCGTCGAGGTCCTGCCGGACTGGAACCACCGGCGATGGCCTGGCTACCTGTTCACGCGCGCCGATCTGCAACCCTCACTCGCAGTGGAGGCGTTCAAGAAGTTCACGATCGCGCGCCTATCCCAGCAGGGCGCAAGCTAGGTCGGCGAGCGTGCCCTAGCGAGGTCTGCGAGAGCACGCGCCGACCATGAGCTTCTGCTGAAGCTAACGACGGCGCTTCGTACCCGGTATCGGCACAATCTCGCCCCTACATCGATATCAGCGATGCCGTCAGCCCTTGCCGGCTCGAGCGTCGTCGATGAGCGCGGACAGTGCGCGCCTCGCCAGCGGCAACTTATACTCGTTGTCCCTGGTGGGTGTCGCACCGTGCAGGGCGACCTCCGTTAGACGCTCGATCGACACGGCGGCCGACGTAACCTCCTCTGCTGCCTCTACCCTCCACGGCTTGGGTGCCAAGCCGCCGAACGCGACGCGAACGGCGCTCAAATCGCAATCTTCGAAGTGCGCGATCACGGCGACGGAGACGTTCGCAAACGCATAGGAGGCGCGGTCGCGGAGCTTGAGATAGCGCTGCACGCCACCGATCGGCGGCGGTAGGACAATTGCCATGATGAGTTCGCCGGGCGAAAGAGCCGTTTCGATGTGCGG is a genomic window containing:
- a CDS encoding xanthine dehydrogenase family protein molybdopterin-binding subunit: MTDGRTEATASVVMDGTFESSLLDVVPTPVVGSAVRRIDGPLKVTGRAKYAAEHHVDGLLHGAFVRAPFGRGRVTGLRTETACAMPGVLALIDDERLIRNGGDFGGDAAPPQGVRDVVYFGQPIAVAVAETFEAARAAAAAVQVEYELEEGIFDFDNALDQAQPPTDDIFGLFQIHSEQGDVDKAMAEAYAWVDEVWTTPSQAHAAMEPHAAIAQWRDGHLTINGSCQSPILARNQLATALAIEPGKVRIQSPFVGGGFGGKLGLMPEIVAAAVASEVTGRPVKVTLSRQQVFETTGRRPATRQRLRLAANGSGCLTAISHETTTDQLAGEIFFEPAGIATHSLYAGDNRMVDHKVVRVNKLLGVSMRAPGEAVGLLALECAMDELAEKLQLDPVELRLRNDPQVHPESGHPFSTRALTECLRLGAERFGWKNRTLVPGSLREGAWLIGCGMASASRGNLFGPSAARVRIGADGRVVIETEMTDIGTGTYTVLAQIASDLLGVPIGNVDVRLGDTDSPASAGSGGSWGAATSGSAVYAACQKLRTMLANAAGIAIEKATFSDGCLTADGVQRQIRDLAGDGMSVDGSAAPGEGNKAYDQCSYGAHFCEVRVNATTGEIRVSRWNSVFAAGRILNMRTATSQAIGGIVFGIGGAMTEEMVHDPRTGKVVNRDLGEYHVPVHADIPEIDVLFLEERDTVANPLNVKGVGELGVCGAGAAFANAIYNATGVRVREFPITLDKLLPGLKP
- a CDS encoding XdhC family protein, whose amino-acid sequence is MLVDPFPNRAEIERVCAELDARRSAAMLLPAAGTFGATARAFDPALRLLAFGKGPELSALARVAEAAGIEVEARVAGAPGLALGRSPSGCVADKFTAVVLLFHDHEWEEQILLWALTTSAFYIGSIGGSLARQMRRKRLSDLGAGPAEIARIRSPIGTIPSARDPMTLAVSILAEVVDADQERRRQRPLVYPRYGLRAGATAA
- a CDS encoding radical SAM protein gives rise to the protein MIDPFGRTISYLRTSLADRCNLRCVYCLPERAGFAPRNTQLSIDELERLASAFIRLGVRKIRLTGGEPLVRKGALDLIERLGRHVWQGALDELTLTTNHYPVFGARHCSPAPARG
- a CDS encoding LysR family transcriptional regulator, with amino-acid sequence MLFDGRIISGITVFVAVARAGSYLRAADQLGLSRSGVGKAISRLEERTGMRLFDRNARALKLTDQGRTFLEEATPLLESLGRIATPSTPASIKGRLRVSADGAFGPYLVIPMLPEFLEQHPQVKVDVVVRDRVDNLLLEGFDVAVRFGEPDPREVSKHLLCQSRVITCASQAYLEQMGAPTSPDDFVQHHRCIRMIDDTTGKPHPWNFLNAAGQHRTIIPDCGLTLNDAPSLVAAALSDYGIVRLLDVVAADLLRSGRLVEVLPDWNHRRWPGYLFTRADLQPSLAVEAFKKFTIARLSQQGAS